The genomic stretch CGCCATTGCGGGTCGTAAAACGGGTAACGATGCGCGATGTACTCAAATTCCTCATCCTTTCCCTCTCACCACCAAATCGTACCACATCCCTTCATGAAAACGAAAGGGGACTCCATTCTTAAACACCTAAGAATGAAATCCCGCAAACCTAATACCCGCCTGAACTCGAACCTGAATTCGGCGGCAAATAGTTGGGATCGGAACGAAGGTCAACCAAGATCACATCTGCACCGATCTTGATAATTGCGCTCCAAGGAACCACGATGTCTTGTGTATTCCCAAACATCCCCAAGAAACGCCCACCGCCAGGCACGATGATCGCCCGAATCATCCCGTTTTCCATGTCGATTTCGAGATCGCACACTTGGCCGAGTCGCTTCCCATCCGTGAGACTGACCACGTCTTTGGCTTGCAGTTCGGAAATCTTGATCATACCGGCATTCGCCCTCCCGTTTACGGTTTGGCCTACTTATATATATGTCTGTCGAGCAAAATATGGGCAAAAATAAAAAGTCGCGCCCGACAGCGCGACTTTGCATGTGCTATTTAGGTTCGTATGAACTTGTGCATATGATTGATGGCCGCTTTTTCTAAACGAGACACTTGCGCTTGCGAAATGCCGATCTCCTCGGCGACTTCCATCTGCGTTTTACCTTCAAAAAACCGCATCGATAAAATGCGCTTTTCCCGGTCATTCAGTTTTTGCAAAGCTTCGCGAATGGAGATTTCTTCGACCCATAGCGTGTCTTGGTTTTTTTCGTCCGACAGTTGGTCCATCACGTAGATTGGATCGCCGCCATCATGGTAGATCGGCTCAAACAGCGACACAGGATCTTGGATGGCATCCAGTGCAAACACGACATCTTCTTTGGGCACGTCCATCGCTTTTGAAATTTCCACAATCGAAGGTTCGCGCAAATTCTGGTTGGTCAGGCTATCGCGGACTTGCAGTGCCTTATAGGCAATATCGCGTAGGCTTCGGCTGACGCGGATCGGATTGTTGTCACGCAGATATCGTCTGATTTCACCAACGATCATCGGAACCGCGTAGGTTGAGAACTTGACATTTTGAGAGAGATCAAAGTTGTCAATCGCCTTCATCAGTCCGATACAGCCAACCTGAAACAGGTCGTCCACATATTCGCCGCGATTGTTAAAACGCTGGATCACCGACAACACCAATCGCAGATTGCCATTGACCAGTTCTTCCCGGGCAGAGAGGTTACCGGACTGTAGACTGACGAACAATTCTCGCATCGCTGCATTGGTTAGAACGGGAAGTTGGGCTGTGTTCACACCGCAAATTTCAACTTTGTTTCGTTTCATATGTAACTCCCTCCATTCAAGTCCGCCACGGTTGTAGACAGTATTACCAAGGGAGGGAGAAATATGCACTACAGCATTTTGTTGAACTCTTTGCGCAAGCGCTTGATGATCCGCTTTTCCAATCGTGAAATATAGGACTGGGAAATGCCGAGCAGATCGGCCACATCCTTTTGCGTCATCTCTTTACCGTCGGTCAGTCCGAATCGCATTTCCATGATCTTGCGCTCACGATCGGTCAGCTTTTCAAGCGCTTTATAGAGGAGTTTGCGATCGACCTGCTCTTCGATATTGCGGTAGATCGTGTCATTCTCCGTGCCCAATACATCGGACAAGAGCAGTTCATTGCCATCCCAATCCACATTTAGCGGTTCGTCAAACGACACTTCCGATCGAATTTTATTGTTCCTGCGCAGGAACATCAAGATTTCATTTTCGATACAGCGTGAAGCGTAGGTGGCCAGCTTGATTTTTTTCTCCGGGTCAAACGTGTTGACCGCTTTGATCAGGCCGATCGTACCGATTGAGACGAGGTCCTCGATGTTGATGCCGGTGTTTTCAAACTTGCGCGCGATATAGACGACAAGACGCAAGTTGCGCTCGATCAGCACGGCGCGCACCCCTTCGTCTTTTGTCGGCAGTTTGCCAAGCAGGTATTCCTCCTCTTCGCGCGTAAGTGGCGGCGGCAACGCTTCACTGCCCCCTACATAATAGATCTCTTCGGGTGTTCCGCCCATTTTAAACAGGAGGTTCAAGAACCAGATGCGGCCTTGCAGTCGCAACTTCATTGGCACAGGCAACTTCATTTCGAGGATCGTCTCCTTTCGTTCCACCGTTAACTCGCAACACGGCCAGCTTTCCATTCCGCATTCGGCTCCCCATCTCCCGTCACCATCGAAGGATGTAGGATGGCGCGGTAAGAACCGTCTGCCGCCAGCGCTTTCGGGTTTAGCCCGATCAAAACGCGGGTACAGGAATGCTCCCCTTCCTTGCTTCTGAGGATCACCAGATCCGGCTTGAAGGCCAAAAGCATCCCCATCGTACCGCCAACACCGCGGTAAGGCACCAATCGGAATTTTGCCTGCCAAGCATCATCCATCACAATCTCTCCAACAGACATCGCGATGTCCGAACCCTTTGTCAACTCTTCAGTCAGTGCGGTGGGCAGCATGGAGGCAAAAAGCTCCCAGTCGGCCACCATCACCGGTGTGCGCGACAATGGATCGGTCAGCGCATTCCCTGTGTCAAGCAACCCGGTAAAAAGCACCGACTCTTCATCGATCCGTACTTCCACTTCCCAAAAATTCATCTCGCGCTGTTTGCTCCTGATCAGGCGCTTCCAAGCGCCTTTACCAAGAAACCACGTCAGCGGCACCGAGAGCATTACCAGCCATAATTTCGTTTGTTGCAACCATACGGTCCCCCCATGCACCAGCACCAGCCCGTTTTGCATTGAAACGCTGCCAAAAAAGTGATTGGCTGCGTACGCCGCTCCGCCTGTCAAAAAGGAAGCTAAATAAAACAGGCCAAGCATTTTGCCAAAGTTGAACAACCCCTTTGGTCGAAATGCGATCCATACCATCAAAATGGAAAATAGCAGTTTGCTAAAAAACGTTAAGAAGGCAGACATCGCGGGAAAGAACAAAAAAAGAGCATAGGAGGCCCCGATTGCAGACGCGCCGATCGTCCGCAACCACTTGAGCTGACGGCGCGCCAAAAACGCCGTCACCAACAAGATGAACCCGTCCAAGCCAAAATTGATCAACCAAATCACATCAAGATAGACGACGGGCAATTCACTCACCACCAAAAGGTTCGCCGATTGCCATCAGTATAGTACAAGTCTATTGCAGAGGGTGTCAGAACTTGACACTCTGCCTACAAAAAATTCCGACAGCATTTGCTGCTTCGACAGCCGCGATGCAAACCACGCAAAAAACCGACCTGGGAACTTCCCAAGTCGGTTTCATTCGTTGGTGCGGTCGAGAAGACTCGAACTTCCACGGGTTGCCCCACACGCCCCTCAAGCGTGCGTGTCTGCCATTCCACCACGACCGCATTTTCAATTGTCTTGCGCAGGATTTATCTTATCATAGGAACCCTGCCTGCTCAATGTGTATCTACACCGTTTTTTCAACAAAAAACCGCTTCATATGCTGTTACATGCGCCCAGCTTCATCGTATTGCGGCTTTTTCACTTTTTGAAGAGTGGGCTTCCACCTACCGTCACTCCAGATCGACGTGCACGCCTGCACTGAGCGCCAAGCATATCTTATTTCGACACGATGCAAGAGTTCAAAAATTATCGTACATCCTTTCGCCAACAAATGCACAAAAAAAACACGATCCGTTTGGATCATGCCTTTTCGGTTGGTTGCGGGGACAGGACTCGAACCTGCGACCTTCGGGTTATGAGCCCGACGAGCTGCCAACTGCTCCACCCCGCGATCATTATTAGAGAAACAGTGGTGAGCCATGAAGGACTCGAACCTTCGACCCACTGATTAAAAGTCAGTTGCTCTACCAACTGAGCTAATGGCTCATCCTATTGAAGTAATGGTGTCACTCGTGGTGACAGGACTCATCATAACATGGACGAGGCATCATCTCAATTGGACGTATCGAACAAACGATAACAAAAGTTGCGCTCCACGGCCCCCACCGCTCGACAACTTGTCGATGCTCCAAAATACCTGCTATTCCTTCAAAGGATCAGAAAAACAAAAAAGACCCGATCTATGAAGATCGAGTCTTTCTCTCATTGCCTAGCGACGTCCTACTCTCCCAGGACCCTGCGGTCCAAGTACCATACCTCCGCTCTCGCTTCGGTGGTTCTTCGCTCCGCTTCGAACGTGGCACTGTTTCTATGTGCTCTCCAGACAACAAAAAAAAGACCCGATCTATGAAGATCGAGTCTTTCTCTCATTGCCTAGCGACGTCCTACTCTCCCGGGACCCTGCGGTCCGAGTACCATACCTCCGCTCTCGCTTCGGTGGTTCTTCGCTCCGCTTCGAACTCGGCACTATTTCTATATACTCTCCAGACAACAAAAAGACCCGATCTATTGAACATATCCCTGTCAAGTAGACAGCGGGTAAAAAGCCACCCTATGAATTAGGCACAGACCTGAGTTCGGTATTCTACTGGGCTCAGGTCATTTAATTTCCGTTGTATTCTTTGCTGGTTGTAAAATCGAATGTAGCTAGCCACAGCGTTCATCACCTCTGCCTTGGTGCGAAACTTGTTGAGATACATGAGTTCCGACTTCAGATGACCAAAGAAGTTCTCTACGCAGGCATTATCCAAGCAGTTTCCTTTTCTGGACATACTCTGCGCTATGTTGTATGTTTGAAGCAACTTGTTATATTGGTGAGATGTGTACTGGAACCCCTGATCACTGTGAAGAAGGGTGTCGGTCACATCTCTTTTTTTATTGGCGAGCTTGACGGTATCAAGAACCAGTTTAAGATCGTTCCGCTCTCCGATGCGGTAGGCGACAATTTCGTTGTTAAACATGTCGTAGATGACCGACAGAAATAGCCTCTGTCCATTGAAAAGCAGGTAGGTGATATCTGTCGCCCATTTTTCATTTGGCCGCGAGGCCTTAAAGTTTCGGTTCAATGAGTTTGGTGCTGTATAATTCTCTGATTTCTTGCCAAACCAGCGTTTCTTCTTCCTTGCAACGCACTGGATACCTAGTTCTTTCATAAGCCGGTACACACGTTTGTGATTGATCTTGAGATTGTGTTTTCGACGTAGCCAAGCACGAACACGATAGTAACCGTAGGTTCCTCGGACTGCTTTATGACATTGCAAAATAAGTTTTTTGAGCTGCCGCTCCTCCTTTTGTTTGGATGTAATCATTTGTCGACGTTGAACCCATTTGTAATACCCACTCCGTGATACTCCTGCGGTTTCACACAACAGTGACGTTGAATAGCTACCAGTAAGATCTTGGATGACTTGGTAGCACTGACGAATCTTCGCTTTACCTCTCACCTCCTTTGCAAAAGCAACAGCTTTTTTAAAAAGTCGTTCTCCGCTCTCAACTTTTGCACTTCTTGTTCGAGCGTAAGCTTTTTCGTTCTCGGACGACCAGTGAACGGTGTTCTCGTCTTTCCTCTGCGTTCCTCTAAGCCCTCCGCCCCAAGCGTTTTGTAGTTTTTGACCCACTTCCTTACCATGCTGTGGTCGGGGATCTGCAGCTCACTTGCGACCGATTTATAACCCATTCCTTTTTCCAAATACATCTTTACCGCAATGAACTTGAATTCTCGTGAATACGTTTTTCGTTTCCGCGCTGTCTTTTCCAAAAGAAAATCCCCCTTGTGTAGTAACAGTAAGGGGGCTTGCTTCCTACTGTCTACACAAAAGGGATTATCTCATATGAAGATCGAGTCTTTCTCTCATTGCCTAGCGACGTCCTACTCTCCCAGAACCCTGCGGTCCAAGTACCATACCTCCGCTCTCGCTTCGGTGGTTCTTCGCTCCGCTTCGAACGTGGCACTGTTTCTATGTGCTCTCCAGACAACAAAAAAAAGACCCGATCTATGAAGATCGAGTCTTTCTCTCATTGCCTAGCGACGTCCTACTCTCCCGGGACCCTGCGGTCCGAGTACCATCGGCTCTGTGGAGCTTAACTTCTGTGTTCGGGATGGGAACAGGTGTGACCTCCACGACATTACCACTAGACGTACAGGATGTACAGTCGATCGGCGTTACGACAGGACGTCGCAACTAGTAGCCAATCTACCGCTGTGTGCTCCCTGAAAACTGGATGCGAAACTGATTGTGAGTGATGGACATACTTAGGATAAGCCCTCGACCGATTAGTACTGGTCAGCTACACGCCTCGCGGCGCTTCCACCTCCAGCCTATCAACCTTGTCTTCTACAAGGGGTCTTACCACGTTGACCGTGTGGGAAGTCTTATCTTGAGGTGGGCTTCGCGCTTAGATGCTTTCAGCGCTTATCCCTTCCCGACATAGCTACCCAGCGATGCGGTTGGCACCACAACTGGGACACCAGCGGTCGGTTCATCCCGGTCCTCTCGTACTAAGGACAACTCCTCTCAAACTTCCTGCGCCCACGGCAGATAGGGACCGAACTGTCTCACGACGTTCTGAACCCAGCTCGCGTACCGCTTTAATGGGCGAACAGCCCAACCCTTGGGACCGACTACAGCCCCAGGATGCGATGAGCCGACATCGAGGTGCCAAACCTCCCCGTCGATGTGGACTCTTGGGGGAGATAAGCCTGTTATCCCCAGGGTAGCTTTTATCCGTTGAGCGATGGCCCTTCCACGCGGAACCACCGGATCACTATGCCCGACTTTCGTCCCTGCTCGACTTGTAGGTCTCGCAGTCAAGCTCCCTTATGCCATTGCACTCGGAGCGCGATTTCCAACCGCGCTGAGGGAACCCTTGGGCGCCTCCGTTACCTTTTAGGAGGCGACCGCCCCAGTCAAACTGCCCGCCTGACACTGTCCCCACACCCGCTTCAGGGTGCCAGGTTAGAAGATCAATACCTCAAGGGTGGTATCCCAACGTCGACTCCACCGAGGCTTGCGCCCCGATCTCACAGTCTCCCACCTATCCTGTACATGATGTACCAATCATCCATATCAAGCTGCAGTCAAGCTCCATGGGGTCTTTCCGTCTTGCCGTGGGTAACCTGCATCTTCACAGGTAATACAATTTCACCGGGTCTCTCGTTGAGACAGCGCCCAAGTCGTTACGCCATTCGTGCGGGTCAGAACTTACCTGACAAGGAATTTCGCTACCTTAGGACCGTTATAGTTACGGCCGCCGTTTACTGGGGCTTCGGTTCAAAGCTTCGCTTGCGCTAACCTTTCCCCTTAACCTTCCAGCACCGGGCAGGCGTCAGCCCCTATACGTCGTCTTTCGACTTAGCAGAGACCTGTGTTTTTGCTAAACAGTCGCTTGGGCCTTTTCACTGCGGCTCCCTCGGGCTTTAACACCCTACCGGAGCGCCCCTTCTCCCGAAGTTACGGGGCCATTTTGCCGAGTTCCTTAACGAGAGTTATCCCGCGCACCTTAGGATTCTCTCCTCGCCTACCTGTGTCGGTTTGCGGTACGGGCACCGGCCTCCTCGCTAGACGCTTTTCTTGGCAGTGTGAAATCAGGGACTTCGCTACTGAAATTTCGCTCGGCATCACAGCTCAGCCTTGATGAGAAACGGATTTGCCTATTTCTCAGCCTCACTGCTTACACGGCCATCCAACAGGCCGCTCTCCCTATCCTCCTGCGTCACGCCATTGCTCAAACGGTTGCGCGGTGGTACTGGAATTTCCACCAGTTGTCCGTCGCCTACGCCTTTCGGCCTCGGCTTAGGTCCCGACTAACCCTGGGCGGACGAGCCTTCCCCAGGAACCCTTAGGCTTTCGGTGGACAAGATTCTCACTTGTCTTTTCGCTACTTATACCGGCATTCTCACTTCCCTGCAGTCCACCAGTCCTTCCGGTCTGACTTCAACCCGCAGGGAACGCTCCCCTACCACGTCTTACGACATCCATAGCTTCGGCGTCTAGTTTGAGCCCCGTTACATTTTCCGCGCAGCGTCACTCGACCAGTGAGCTATTACGCACTCTTTAAATGGTGGCTGCTTCTAAGCCAACATCCTGGTTGTCTGTGCACCGCCACATCGTTTCCCACTTAACTAGAACTTGGGGGCCTTAGCTGATGGTCTGGGCTGTTTCCCTCTTGACCATGGATCTTAGCACTCATAGTCTGACTGCTAGAGATAAGTCGATGGCATTCGGAGTTTGACTGAGTTCGGTAACCCGGGGAGGGCCCCTAGCCCAATCAGTGCTCTACCTCCATGACTCTTACTCTAACGCTAGCCCTAAAGCTATTTCGGGGAGAACCAGCTATCTCCGAGTTCGATTGGAATTTCACCGCTACACCCAGCTCATCCCCGCACTTTTCAACGTGCGTGGGTTCGGACCTCCATTGCATTTTACTGCAACTTCATCCTGTCCAGGCGTAGATCACTCGGTTTCGGGTCTACGACCGCGAACTTTCGCCCTCTTCAGACGCGCTTTCGCTGCGGCTCCGGCTTCTCACCTTAACCTCGCCCGCGATCGTAACTCGCCGGTTCATTCTACAAAAGGCACGCCGTCAGGCATTAACGCCCTCCGACTGATTGTAGGCACACGGTTTCAGGTTCTTTTTCACTCCGCTCCCGCGGTGCTTTTCACCTTTCCCTCACGGTACTGGTTCACTATCGGTCGCCAGGAAGTATTTAGCCTTAGGAGGTGGTCCTCCTTGATTCCCACGGGATTTCTCGTGTCCCGCGGTACTTGGGGTTCCGTCTCGGAGTCTGTCGTGTTTCGAATACGGGACTTTCACCCTCTCCGGTCAGCCTTTCCAGACTGTTCTTCTACCCGACAGATTTGTAACTCCGTGTGAGACGCCCCGCAACCCCGCATGGCCGAAGCCACACGGTTTGGGCTGTTCCCCGTTCGCTCGCCGCTACTCAGGGAATCACTATTGTTTTCTCTTCCTCAGGGTACTTAGATGTTTCAGTTCCCCTGGTCTACCTCTCAACACCTATGGATTCAGTGCTGAGTGACACCCCATTACGAGTGCCGGGTTTCCCCATTCGGACATCCTCGGATCAATGCCTGCTTACGGCTCCCCGAGGCATTTCGGTGTTTGCCCCGTCCTTCATCGGCTCCTGGCGCCAAGGCATCCTCCGTGCGCCCTTCGTAGCTTAACCTAAGTTATTGCATACGAAATGCTGCATTTCTTCATGTCTTGACTCACAATTTCGCTATCCAGTTTTCAAGGAACACTTTTGGGAAAGAAAAAACCCTTATGGGCTTGATCCCCCAAAACTAAACGAGTTGTCAGAGATGATGCGAGTTTGATAAAGCTTGTTTTATGGTCGTTAGACCGTAAATCCTTAGAAAGGAGGTGATCCAGCCGCACCTTCCGATACGGCTACCTTGTTACGACTTCACCCCAGTCATCGACCCCACCTTAGACGGCTGGCTCCTTGCGGTTACCTCACCGGCTTCGGGTGTTGCCAACTCCCATGGTGTGACGGGCGGTGTGTACAAGGCCCGGGAACGAATTCACCGCGGCATGCTGATCCGCGATTACTAGCAATTCCAGCTTCATGCAGGCGAGTTGCAGCCTGCAATCCGAACTGTGAGCGGCTTTTTGGGATTGGCTCCGCCTCGCGGCCTCGCAACCCTTTGTACCGCCCATTGTAGCACGTGTGTAGCCCAAGACATAAGGGGCATGATGATTTGACGTCATCCCCGCCTTCCTCCGGTTTGTCACCGGCAGTCAATTGTGAGTGCCCAACTGAATGATGGCAACACAATTTAGGGGTTGCGCTCGTTGCGGGACTTAACCCAACATCTCACGACACGAGCTGACGACAACCATGCACCACCTGTCACCACTGCCCCGAAGGGAAGGTCTATCTCTAGACCGGTCAGCGGGATGTCAAGTCTTGGTAAGGTTCTTCGCGTTGCTTCGAATTAAACCACATGCTCCACTGCTTGTGCGGGCCCCCGTCAATTCCTTTGAGTTTCAGTCTTGCGACCGTACTCCCCAGGCGGAGTGCTTAATGCGTTAGCTTCGGCACTGAGGGTGGTACCCCCCAACACCTAGCACTCATCGTTTACGGCGTGGACTACCAGGGTATCTAATCCTGTTTGCTCCCCACGCTTTCGCGCCTCAGCGTCAGAAATCGGCCAGCAAGGCGCCTTCGCCACAGGTGTTCCTCCACATCTCTACGCATTTCACCGCTACACGTGGAATTCCCCTTGCCTCTCCGATCCTCAAGCCATCCCGTATCCAAGGCAGTCCCAAGGTTGAGCCTTGGGCTTTCACCCCGGACGCAGATGGCCGCCTGCGCGCGCTTTACGCCCAGTGATTCCGGACAACGCTTGCCCCCTACGTATTACCGCGGCTGCTGGCACGTAGTTAGCCGGGGCTTCCTCCTCTGTTACCGTCAGGGTGTGAGCATTCTCTTCTCACACTTGTTCTTCGCAGAAGACAGAATTTTACAACCCGAAGGCCTTCATCATTCACGCGGCGTTGCTCCATCAGGCTTGCGCCCATTGTGGAAGATTCCCTACTGCTGCCTCCCGTAGGAGTCTGGGCCGTGTCTCAGTCCCAGTGTGGCCGATCACCCTCTCAGGTCGGCTACGCATCGTCGCCTTGGTGAGCCGTTACCTCACCAACTAGCTAATGCGCCGCGGGCTCATCCGACAGTGAAGCGAAAGCTTCTTTCTCGATTCCTTCATGCGAAGGAATCGCTTATCCGGTATTAGCACTCGTTTCCAAGCGTTATCCCAGTCTGTCGGGCAGATTGCCCACGTGTTACTCACCCGTCCGCCGCTAACCTTTGGGAGCAAGCTCCCTCCAGTCCGCTCGACTTGCATGTATTAGGCACGCCGCCAGCGTTCGTCCTGAGCCAGGATCAAACTCTCAATAAAAGTTGAAAAAGTTTGCATCTTGACTCGCATCAGATCTCTGTAACACTCGTTTAGTTTTCAAGGATCAAGAACAGGATGTTCATTGTCCAACGTTGCGACAGGATGTCGCGTTCTTCGTTGGGCTACCACCGCGTGTCTCTCGCGGCGACGTCTATTAATTTACCACGCTGAGTACCAAACCGCAACTGGTAAGTTTTTCATACCGTTTTCCTCCCATCTCGACAACAGCGCCAAAGAGACATCTATAACCTCTCCACCATACCGATGTGCAATCGAAATCCCCCGCATTAATCATACATTCAGCCAATCCCCACAACAACAGATCGACACACAGAAATAGCTCCCACAGAATGAGAATAAAAATTCTTAACTAAAAAAGACTAGTCAGATGGATATTTTTGTGTCATATTTGAAATGTAAATTTACGTCGAAAAATGTAAAGGATGCTGATTCAATTGACGACTAAGAAAATTGTGAAATGCGCGATTCATCCTGCCATCGGGATTGCACGCGTCGGGAACAGCCCTGATCAATACTTTATCGGACCCGAAGTCCCCGGCGTTACTCCTTCCCCGTCTACCGGTTTCAAAGATGAACAAGGCCGCATCAAACGACAAGGTGCCAAA from Tumebacillus algifaecis encodes the following:
- a CDS encoding helix-turn-helix domain-containing protein gives rise to the protein MYLEKGMGYKSVASELQIPDHSMVRKWVKNYKTLGAEGLEERRGKTRTPFTGRPRTKKLTLEQEVQKLRAENDFLKKLLLLQRR
- a CDS encoding YlmC/YmxH family sporulation protein, translated to MIKISELQAKDVVSLTDGKRLGQVCDLEIDMENGMIRAIIVPGGGRFLGMFGNTQDIVVPWSAIIKIGADVILVDLRSDPNYLPPNSGSSSGGY
- the spoIIGA gene encoding sigma-E processing peptidase SpoIIGA — its product is MPVVYLDVIWLINFGLDGFILLVTAFLARRQLKWLRTIGASAIGASYALFLFFPAMSAFLTFFSKLLFSILMVWIAFRPKGLFNFGKMLGLFYLASFLTGGAAYAANHFFGSVSMQNGLVLVHGGTVWLQQTKLWLVMLSVPLTWFLGKGAWKRLIRSKQREMNFWEVEVRIDEESVLFTGLLDTGNALTDPLSRTPVMVADWELFASMLPTALTEELTKGSDIAMSVGEIVMDDAWQAKFRLVPYRGVGGTMGMLLAFKPDLVILRSKEGEHSCTRVLIGLNPKALAADGSYRAILHPSMVTGDGEPNAEWKAGRVAS
- the sigE gene encoding RNA polymerase sporulation sigma factor SigE, with the translated sequence MPMKLRLQGRIWFLNLLFKMGGTPEEIYYVGGSEALPPPLTREEEEYLLGKLPTKDEGVRAVLIERNLRLVVYIARKFENTGINIEDLVSIGTIGLIKAVNTFDPEKKIKLATYASRCIENEILMFLRRNNKIRSEVSFDEPLNVDWDGNELLLSDVLGTENDTIYRNIEEQVDRKLLYKALEKLTDRERKIMEMRFGLTDGKEMTQKDVADLLGISQSYISRLEKRIIKRLRKEFNKML
- the sigG gene encoding RNA polymerase sporulation sigma factor SigG, producing the protein MKRNKVEICGVNTAQLPVLTNAAMRELFVSLQSGNLSAREELVNGNLRLVLSVIQRFNNRGEYVDDLFQVGCIGLMKAIDNFDLSQNVKFSTYAVPMIVGEIRRYLRDNNPIRVSRSLRDIAYKALQVRDSLTNQNLREPSIVEISKAMDVPKEDVVFALDAIQDPVSLFEPIYHDGGDPIYVMDQLSDEKNQDTLWVEEISIREALQKLNDREKRILSMRFFEGKTQMEVAEEIGISQAQVSRLEKAAINHMHKFIRT